ACACGTACTGGATCCCAGTCAGCTAAAAAACATTCGAACGCCGGAATGGCGGTCTTTTTTAGATAGTATACAGGTTGAAACCTTGAACCGTACAAAACTGGAACACCGGTTCAAATCTCGGGTTCGGTTTGTTGCCGAGGTGAAGGATTATTATCATAAGGGCGATACGAGCCCCTGGCGAGGGCCCCGAAATAAATACAGAAACGTATACGGCATCGTATAGCTTTCGCCGGTCATTTTTTCAAGTGATTCAACCCGGGCCATCTGTACCCTCTATGAATTCCAAAACCCCGAAGCAGCCAGTTCGCAAGTATTTTTTCTGGAAAAACGCGGTTCATCCCCATGGCAACTGGTTGATAGGATCTTACTAAGTATATCTTAAGTAGAGCTACTCGGTGATGCAGGTATACGTCAAAACAGCTTCCTGCCTACCGCACCTTTTGGACAATAAAAGTGAAAAATGAGCTGGGAGTATGGTATGAAAAAAGCCTATCCGTATTAACGAATAGGCTTTGTATTGCATGCTCAGTCGTCCAAGCCGCCACTTATCTAACTGATTCAGCGGTACGAAAATACTAAGCTCGAATGGATGAAACCGTATGTTTTCAAGACCAGGTAACGATTCAATTTGATTTTAGGGCAAATTTGTAACTGAAGTGGTCAATCAAGATACTAGTTCTTTCCCAAGGCCATTATATGAAGTGTTGGGTAGTCACGCTTCACACGGCTCACAACATCTCACAAGAACGGGCAGGTAACAGATTTAGGAACCTCAAAACAAGATTCTCTAAGGCACCTGCTTACGTATTAAAACCACTTTCTTTTCCAATTTAACCAAGTAGCCTTTGTCTGAGCCTGCCACTTTCCTTTGCATTCGTTTGAAAAGGAGAGGTTATTGTAGTGTAATCTCTTACCTACTGAATGATGTTTGCCAGAACAGCACTTTATAAATCTACAAAGAGAATAGCAGTGGTAAGTCAAAACCTGGCGAAGGAAATGAGCCATTCTTCTATTACCAAAAAATAACCATCAAAGGCTGATCAGCGGATAAAAATTAGTCTATGGGAAAATTTAATAGATACGTTTGCTTGTTCAATTTTTAGTGAGTATACATTTCTATAGAATCTATAAATTGACATACAAATAAATGATTGAAAGACCTATTAATGCTTGGATAGTTTTGAGATAAAAATGTACATAAAAATAAATATCTTGATTTTAGTTATAGTAAAGGTATTTCTATCGGCTGATAATCAGTAATGCTATTCTTTAACTAGCCAATTAACAGCACAAATTATGTAGTAGTAATACTATGTAACTATTCAATTATTACTATTTATACTTAAATTAATAAATGATAGGTTTGCTGCGTCAATGTGACATAGTATTAAGCCCCATCTCTTTTACAAATTCATACGTTTAAACCGCTACTTATGGATTCTGTCCACTTTGCTTATCCGTGTTCAATAGCTACTAAAGCTATGTCTTCAATACGTATCACTCATTCGCTTTTCGATTGAAACCCTCAATATACCTCCCTTAAAAGAAGTAAACATTTTTGCTAGGCTCCCGCTACAAGCGGCGAATCGAAGTACTCTCTACTGAATTCAATTAGACTCTCTCATTCGTATGCATAGGACTTGAAATAAAAAGTCCTCAAACGCTCGCGTTTCCCTATATCCTTAGCTCTAAAGATCACGCTTTCCGTAATCTTTTCAGGCTCTGTTGTGCCCTTTCCTATCCCTTGGACTGATCAGTATTCTCTGTCCTAGTCACCGATCGCTTTTACCTAAAGCCAACCCAATTCCAATTTATATATGTTTCATTTAAAGCAATGTTTCAATGATTAAACAACTATTACTCTTTTCCTTTTTCACCGCTTCGGCCCTATTTTCGGTTTCTGCTCAGCAGAAACCTAGAGGGACGCTGGGTGTAATGAAGGAAAGTAGCCCGCCGCCTGCCGAGCAGGCCCAGGCTGCCCGTTGGTTGAAACAGAACCGTTCGGCTTTTACCGAAAACAAAGGTCAATTCCTGGACCAGTTCGGAAAGCCTAATGCTTCGGTCAGATACCTTCTAAATTTGCCGGGTTTAAACGTACAGCTCCGACAATCGGGTTTTAGTTATGATACTTACGCGGTAAAAGGTTCGGCTAAAAAGCTGGGTTTTCACCGGGTGGATGTTGAGCTGGTCGGAGCTAATCCCAAAGCTCAGCTTCGCACCGGGGCGGTGATGGCACCTTCCGTAAACGCGATTAATGGGAACGGAGCCTTTTCTAACATCCGTAGCTACGAGAAGGTGACCTATCAGGACATCTATCCGGACATTGACTTAGAGTTCGTGGCCCAAAAGGGTACTAACAAACCCATTGAGTACAACTTCATTGTACGGCCAGGCGGCGATGCTTCTAAAATTCAGCTTCGCTACGAGGGAGCGAATGCCACGGCTCTAAAAAACGAGCGGGTGGTGATGAATCTCGTGCACGGTAAGCTTTCCGAGCGCATTCCAGCGAGTTGGATGAGTCAAAGCAAAAAGCCCGTCAGGGTGCACTACAGAGCTTTGGGCTCCGACATGTACGCGTTTAACGTACCCGCTTACGACAAAACCCAAACGCTGGTTATTGACCCGACACCCAATCTGGAGTGGGCCACTTACTATGGGGGAACGGGATTTGAAAGAATCTATGCAGTAGACATTGACTCTGAAGACAATATTTACGCGGTAGGGTACTCTGCAAGTACTGCTAACATTGCTAGTATAGGAGCACCTCAAGGGAGTTTAATTGGAACAGATGATGGTTTTATCGCGAAATTTAACAGCAAGGGCCAACGACTTTGGGGAACATATTTCGGTGGGACTGGCACTGACAGGATTCAAACTGTTAAGTTTCATAATGGTACTCTGTATATTGCTGGAACTACAGATAGCCCTAATTTAGGAACACCTGGAACCGAACAGCCTACTTATAACGGCAAAGGATTTATAGCTACTGTAAACGCTACTACTGGACAAAAAAATTGGTTTACTTATGTAACTAATTCTACCGTCTTTCTTATGGAGTTTAAACAAATTCTGATTGATCAAAGCGGAGCTTTGTATTTAGCAGGGTTTGTAGAAACCGGCATCGGAGCTACAACTAGTCCAGGAGAATTGGGAACGACTGGGACCTTTCGTCCAACGACTGCTTCTGTTGGGCGTCCTTCTTTTTTGTTGAAATACAATGGAGCGACTGGCCGGAAAATTTGGGGAACGTATCTGGAGAATTTTTCCATGTATACTAGTATAGCTATGGATGCCGATGAAAGTATCTATGTAGCTGGTAGTTCACCAGGCTCAAGTACTGTGCCACAATGGTTAGCGTATACTAGCTTAGTAGGAGGAATTTCAGAGGGCCAAACCCGATACGAAGCTGATGGATATTTGTTGAAAATAAACCAAACAACTGGCCAGCGGATTTGGGGTCGTTATTTTGGCGGTTCCCTCAACGACGATATTCGTGCTATTACTATTGATAAAGCCAAAGGTCGAATTTACGTGGGGGGGACGGCGGCAAGCACTACAGGCATAGCTTCTTCGGGGGCTTACCGCACCAATAAAGGAACTGCTACATCTGACGGCTTCTGGGCCAGCTTTGATCTGAATGGTAGCTTTCAGCAAGGTTCATATTTAGGAGCTCAATTGGGGGCTTTGACAAATGTAAGTAACATTCAACTTGATTTAGAAAGTAACCTGATTTTGGCAGGAACAACGAACACTACGACGGGTGAGCTTGCTAGTGAATGTACGTTTCAACCGATGCCTAAAGGCGGTACAGATCTCTTCCTAAACCATTTTAATATTACCTCAGGTCAACGCCTCTGGGGTACCTATTTTGGTTCATCAGTTAATGAAAATTTCGAAACGAATACTAGTTTGACGCTAAACTCTAAAGGTCATCTAGTATTAGGCTTTAGCGTTCAAGCAGGAAGCACGGGCCTAGCTACCCCTGGTTCGCACCAAACCAACCCAGGAGGTAACTTTGACGGCGTGATCGCCAAGTTTAACGGGGGCGAGTTGCCCTTGGACTTTGCCGTCACCCCTTCTACGGTGGCTCCCCTCACGCAAAATGCCTGCATTTTGGGCATTCCGGCCCTCGTTGAAGGCAACGCCGTCGGCGTCACTACTCCCAATCCCTACACCGGCAAGGTCTTCTACCAGTGGCAGAAGTCGGCTAGTGCTACGGGGCCCTGGGAAGATTTGCCGGGCGAAGTCTACAAGGACCTCCAGCCCCTGGCCTCCCAAACCACTTTGTACTACCGACGCCAGATCAAAGTCATCGCCGATTACTGTAACCTACAAGTCGTCGATACTTCTCCGGTTGCCTCGGTCATCATCGGCACCAATGCCGCCCCCATTGCTAGTGCCGACGGCCCCCAGTGGTTTGTATGCGGCAGCGGAGCTAACACTGTGACCTTAAACGGTTCAGCTACCGGCGGAGCGGGTTCTTATACCTACCAGTGGTTTTCGGGCAGTACGTCCACCGGAACGTCCCTTTCGGCCACGGCGAGCTTGACTACCCCCGCCGTGACCTCGGCCACCACCTACACCCTGCAAATCAAAGATGCCGCCGGCTGTACCGACATCGATCAGGTTACCATCGTACCCGCCGTGGCTAACGCGGGCGGCAACAAGTCTTTTTGCCAGGGCAGCGGGGGCGTGCAGATCGGCACGGCTCCCGTCGCTAGCCCCTCGGTCACCTACGCCTGGAGTGTGGTTTCCGGGAGTGCCCTGAGTAGCTTAAGCTGCACCGACTGTGCCCAGCCCATTGCCACGCCGGCCGCCGTGACCACCTACCGCCTGACCGTGCGCGTCACCCAGAAAAATGGAGCGGTGTGCGCAACCACCAGCGATGTGACGGTAACCCCCGTGGCGGCTCCCAACAGCAATCCCACCGGCTTTGCTGGTTCCGATTACACGCTCTGTAAAAACACCTCGCAGGTGTTGGGTAGTGCCACCGACGCTAGTTTTGCCTACACCTGGACCTCGGGCCAGTATCTGTCGGCTTCCCAGGTAGCCAAACCGACCTTTAATGCCGGAACGGCCGCTGTGACCAATGGCTTTATTGACTACACCGTCAATGCCGAAAAGAGCGGTTGCGTCTTTGTCGATCAGGTTCGCGTGTCGGTCTTAAACTACCGCATCACTGATCAAAACGAGACCCGCTGTGCTCCCCTGTGGTCTTCGCATCTAGACGAAGACAACGCCCCGGGCACTACGTATGCCTGGAGCGTAGTGAGCGGCACGGGTAGCGTGCTGCAAACCCGTAACAATGGCAAGGATGCTTACCTGCAAAGCACGAGTGGGGGGACCCGCTTCCGCCGCACGGTAAGCCTCAACGGCGTGAGCTGTACGGCTGACGTCTCGGTACAACCCTGTACGAACGGGGGAAATCTTTGTGACTTTGAGATCCTGACGCTTTCGGATCAGTCCTGCCCCAAAGTCTTCGGCGATGTGGCCCTCCGGCTGGGTACCAATATAACCAATCCGGCCGATGTGACCTATGCCTGGAGTCCGGCCAATCTGGTGGATAATGCCTCGGCTTCCTCCGTGTTGATTACTGCCACGGCTCCGGCTACCATTACCCTGACCATTCGCAGTAAGTACGACGCGTCCATTACCTGCTCCAAGTCGATTGTGATCAACCCACCCGGCTGGTCCTTGCCCGTCTTTAATGCACCCAATGCCCATACCTGCCCGGGCACCCCCGTTCAGATTGGAAAGACGCCCCTTTCAGGCTTTACCTACGCCTGGACGCCAGCCGAAGGCCTTTCCAGCGTGACGGCCGCCAATCCAACGGCGACGGTCAGCTCGGCAAAAGAGTTTTACGTCACCATTACCGAAACGGCGACGGGTTGTCGCAACCGCGATACGGTACTCGTGAACGTTTCGGCTCCCGTAGCTGACGCCGGCAGAGACCGGGCCGTCTGTAACGGAGCCACCGTTACGCTGGGAACGCCCGCCCCCGCGGGTACTTCCTGGACCTACGCCTGGAGTCCCGCCAATGCCGCCTGGACCAACGGCACCACCGCTTCCTCGCCCCAACCTCAGGTGCAGTTTGCTTTCGCGACCCCCCAGACCTATACCTTGACGGTCACGGATCCCCAGTCAGGTTGTACGGCGACCGATCAGGTGGTGCTTCGCAATACCGTGCTGGCGGGTGAGTACGCCGGAGCCGCCCAGACTACCTGTCAGGGCGTACCCGTACAACTGGGAAGAGAGGCGGAACCCTTGGCTACCTACGAGTGGAGTCCGGCGGCGGGTTTAAGCTGCACTACGTGTGCCAGTCCTACGGTAACGAGTCCCACGGCGACCACGACCTACAGCGTGCGGGTGAGCTACCCCGGCTGTTCAACGCCCGTCACCGATCAGGTGACGGTAACCGTCAACCCCGTTTCGGGTCTTTCGCTGACCGACAAAACCCAGTGTTCGGGGGGCGTTCCCATCGGGTATGGCGCGGCCGGTAATCCCGCAGCTCCCAGTGGAGCCACCTACCTTTGGGCACCGGCTACGGGGCTGAGCTGCACTACGTGTGCGAACCCCACGGCTACCGTAGCCCAGCAGACGACTTACTCGGTTACCGTCACGCTTTCGAGTGGCTGTCAATTTACCGACGAAGTGGAAGTAACGCCGACGGCGGGAGCGGGCTCGCCCGTCACCCTTTGTCCGGGTGAATCCACCCAGATTGGAACGGCCGCTATCACCGGAGCTACCTATAGCTGGACGGGTGCGGGTATTGTGGGGGCTGCCAACGTAGCTCAGCCGACGGTCAAGCCCACCACGACGACGACCTACACGGTCACGGTGATTCTGAGCGGCTGCAGTTCAA
This region of Siphonobacter curvatus genomic DNA includes:
- a CDS encoding DUF7948 domain-containing protein, with the translated sequence MIKQLLLFSFFTASALFSVSAQQKPRGTLGVMKESSPPPAEQAQAARWLKQNRSAFTENKGQFLDQFGKPNASVRYLLNLPGLNVQLRQSGFSYDTYAVKGSAKKLGFHRVDVELVGANPKAQLRTGAVMAPSVNAINGNGAFSNIRSYEKVTYQDIYPDIDLEFVAQKGTNKPIEYNFIVRPGGDASKIQLRYEGANATALKNERVVMNLVHGKLSERIPASWMSQSKKPVRVHYRALGSDMYAFNVPAYDKTQTLVIDPTPNLEWATYYGGTGFERIYAVDIDSEDNIYAVGYSASTANIASIGAPQGSLIGTDDGFIAKFNSKGQRLWGTYFGGTGTDRIQTVKFHNGTLYIAGTTDSPNLGTPGTEQPTYNGKGFIATVNATTGQKNWFTYVTNSTVFLMEFKQILIDQSGALYLAGFVETGIGATTSPGELGTTGTFRPTTASVGRPSFLLKYNGATGRKIWGTYLENFSMYTSIAMDADESIYVAGSSPGSSTVPQWLAYTSLVGGISEGQTRYEADGYLLKINQTTGQRIWGRYFGGSLNDDIRAITIDKAKGRIYVGGTAASTTGIASSGAYRTNKGTATSDGFWASFDLNGSFQQGSYLGAQLGALTNVSNIQLDLESNLILAGTTNTTTGELASECTFQPMPKGGTDLFLNHFNITSGQRLWGTYFGSSVNENFETNTSLTLNSKGHLVLGFSVQAGSTGLATPGSHQTNPGGNFDGVIAKFNGGELPLDFAVTPSTVAPLTQNACILGIPALVEGNAVGVTTPNPYTGKVFYQWQKSASATGPWEDLPGEVYKDLQPLASQTTLYYRRQIKVIADYCNLQVVDTSPVASVIIGTNAAPIASADGPQWFVCGSGANTVTLNGSATGGAGSYTYQWFSGSTSTGTSLSATASLTTPAVTSATTYTLQIKDAAGCTDIDQVTIVPAVANAGGNKSFCQGSGGVQIGTAPVASPSVTYAWSVVSGSALSSLSCTDCAQPIATPAAVTTYRLTVRVTQKNGAVCATTSDVTVTPVAAPNSNPTGFAGSDYTLCKNTSQVLGSATDASFAYTWTSGQYLSASQVAKPTFNAGTAAVTNGFIDYTVNAEKSGCVFVDQVRVSVLNYRITDQNETRCAPLWSSHLDEDNAPGTTYAWSVVSGTGSVLQTRNNGKDAYLQSTSGGTRFRRTVSLNGVSCTADVSVQPCTNGGNLCDFEILTLSDQSCPKVFGDVALRLGTNITNPADVTYAWSPANLVDNASASSVLITATAPATITLTIRSKYDASITCSKSIVINPPGWSLPVFNAPNAHTCPGTPVQIGKTPLSGFTYAWTPAEGLSSVTAANPTATVSSAKEFYVTITETATGCRNRDTVLVNVSAPVADAGRDRAVCNGATVTLGTPAPAGTSWTYAWSPANAAWTNGTTASSPQPQVQFAFATPQTYTLTVTDPQSGCTATDQVVLRNTVLAGEYAGAAQTTCQGVPVQLGREAEPLATYEWSPAAGLSCTTCASPTVTSPTATTTYSVRVSYPGCSTPVTDQVTVTVNPVSGLSLTDKTQCSGGVPIGYGAAGNPAAPSGATYLWAPATGLSCTTCANPTATVAQQTTYSVTVTLSSGCQFTDEVEVTPTAGAGSPVTLCPGESTQIGTAAITGATYSWTGAGIVGAANVAQPTVKPTTTTTYTVTVILSGCSSTSQVTVTVNTPADFAITGNTALCQGGATTLALVGTPAANTSWQWSPLTGVASPNATATVITPSATQTYRLTQTNLTTGCSNFKEVVVVVNQNTIAATTSDLAVCASSATPMPLTVTSSGSYTYVWSPATGLSNPFVAHPTVTTATARLYTVTLTDNTSKCQLVLPVNVTLNPIEACYPPVTLSGNVFHDANALTDVSVNTTSNQPIPSNLYVTLVDGTGQAVKTVAVGSNGAYDFGVTAPGNYSVVLHQTAAGSSTPSLPTGWINTGENLGAGVGSDAAVNGILTGITVASTNVTNANFGVQQPPVTSDKTLPSRVNPGGTTTVDLSSAFTYADVDGTPQTITFTQFPSNTTTVTINGTTYVPAGQTPGSGQSVWPGTVTVPVTNLSVLIDPVDGAVTSQVPFLVTDNGGATSNTSTVTVPFTTPTVQLSGNVYHDANALTDSTVNTTSQVAIPGGLYATLVNASNQAVATVPVNADGSYNFGNVTAGTYSVVLHQTSTGSTTPALPSGWINTGEHLGANAGSDGTVNGILPNITVATTDVTNVNFGVQQPPVTSDKTLPSRVNPGGTTPVNLSSEFTFSDVDGTPQTITFTQFPSSATTVTINGTTYVAPGQTPGSGQQVWPGTVTVPVTNLSVLVDPVDGDVTSQIPFLVTDNGGAKSNTSTVTVPFTTPQVTLSGNVYHDANGLMDNTVNTTSAQAIPGGLYATLVDSTGQAVKTVAVGSSGAYDFGRVTPATYSVVLHQTPTGSTTPSLPSGWMNTGEHLGASAGSDGTVNGILPNITVTTTDVTNANFGVQQPPVTSDQTLPSRVNPGGTTTVDLSSEFTFSDVDGSVSSITFTQFPTNVTTVTINGTTYVPEGQTPAAGQQVWPGTVTVPVTNLSVLVDPVDGEVTSQVPFYVTDNGGAKSNTSTVMVPFTTPVVSLSGNVFHDANGLTDNTVNSTSQVAIPTGLYATLVNSTGQAVKTATVASNGAYDFGVTPAGTYSVVLHQTPTGSTTPSLPSGWINTGEHLGANAGSDGTVNGILPNITVTTTDVTNANFGVQQPPVAQPKVYLIDVPSPGTKIKLDSSHVSTGVGTAVPGQLTGTDPEDGVLNGSKKDRTVTITTLPTNGLLWYDGVRVTPGQVIQSYDPSKLELEFTGTGYTSTVFTYAYHDAAGSVSAPVTYALSWDSPLPVRLTNFDAKVKGQTVELTWATAQERNSQHFEVQRSRSGNPGEWTTLQIVSAKGQSTTKQSYAFVDQQPLAGASLYRLKMVDQDGSFDYSRSRSVSMKVSFETSVYPNPASEKVYLKVSDPAQIKSVRLTSAVGNTLLEIKGLPESSLDVQAVPAGVYLLSLEHQDGSTYSYRVVIVK